The Oryza sativa Japonica Group chromosome 11, ASM3414082v1 DNA window agattaccagattataataatctggctATAATAATCTATTATAATAATTTACATGTTTATTTCAGATTACacctaataatccagattattataattctaagctgaatcaaacaggcaTAAGTTGAGCAATAAAAAAACAAGGCTAATTTTCATGAAACTCCACTTATTATGATCCAAGTTATATGAAATAATCAATAGTATGGTTTTGTGAAATCTAAGATCATAATGCATGGAGTGACGTGCCAAAAGCAATGTGGTTTTGTGTAAATTGTATCATGAAGGTGATTTTACGAAATTTACTCTAACCGTAGAATTTGAGTTATAAATTCAAAAATTGCTTATGATTAGTGTAGTATGTACCTTGCGCCGAGTGTACGAGATGATGAGGAGCCGTTAACTTGTGGCAGCTGCTGGTGGTCACGAGTTGCAGCAGCAGGAGGGCTAACGTGTTCAGCGCCTGTGTGCTCCATATATTAAACCTGTCGATCGGAATCAGCTATGTACGATTTTGATTCTCCTCCTCTtactgcttcttcttcttatttattattttaattattataattatAAACGAGAGTACGTGCCGATCGATATAAATATCATATCCGAGCAACAAGGTTGCCGGATTTGATGATCGGGGAGCAGTAGGTTAATTGATCTGTTCTTTCATGGAGAAGAAGAggtcactatttctattcagaATTGGATTTGATTTAATTCCAAGATAAAACAAAGCCAGCTGGTACGTATCAACATATGTATCCCACAGATCGTTCCTGTACTCAACTCTGAATCAGACGAACATCAACCATGGAACAATTAAACTCCACGATTTCCAGCAAGAAAATTCAGAAACAATGAATATCTTATTATCATCACAAAGATGCAGAATGATCAATTTCCTTTATATGAAAAGGCCCAATGTATTCCCTTTCGTTTGGTTCCCGTTAACTGAATTAGTCCAGATCAAACAGATTCGATTTGGTTTACCCCCTTACGTGATCAAAGCCAAAGAGTAAGATGAGTAATTAAATTCTGTTTCTCAAATAAACATACACATACTAGTACTCTTGAGGCAACGATTGTGAAcaccttctttttttcttgataCGATGTAGTATATACGTGtccatatatatagaaataatatataCAAAGATGAATcgaaataataatttaaatgtTTCAGCAAAAAACAACAGAACAAACTGAGTTTAATAAATTTTCTCCCCTGCAATCCTCTGTAATTTACCTTTCAAATTCGCCTGAATTAACCTACGGGGCGacctatgtatatatgtacgtatatacGTACGGGCTTCGTATATATACGTCGATCAGCTAGTGCTTGCCTCGGTGGCGCGCGCCCTTGGTGAGCACGgcgacggagacggcggcggcggcgaaggcgcaGATGATCGCCGACGTGGTGACCCTCCAGCAgaaggcgccggcggcgtggcagAACTCCCCGTTGACCCACCGGCCGGCGACGGTGTCGGCCCCGGCCACCCCCAGGTACAGCGGCGCCATCCTCCGCACGGCGaacaccgcgccggccgccgagaAGAGGAGCCCCATCGTCACCACGTCCAGCAGCGCCACcgcccaccccgccgccgcctccctcaccACCGACAGgtacagcgccgccgccgagcacaccgccgacaccaccgccgccaccacgaaGTACCTGACACCAATCTCAAACCAAATCAACCTCATGCAAATTAAGCTAGCTATCATATCAATGGagccctagctagctaggtttTAAGCTGCGTGCGTACACGAAGGCGGGGTATTTGGTGTAGGAGACGGCGCCGCCGTAGTTGAAGGGGAAGGCCTGGCTCGCCGTGGCCATCACGACGGCGGCCGCCACCGACAGCCCGACCACCGCGATGCGGAAGAAGAGGCTcaccgccctcgccgcgccgTCCATCTCGGTCATCGCCGGAGATGACAGAGACAACCAACACAAGCAAACCCCAAAACAAGAGATCGATACGATAATGGCGACAGGCCAATCACTCTGAATATATATTACTAATTATTCAGACATTCAGAGAACTGCGTTCTAGGTGGGCAAGCAACCGTATGTGTATCTTTTAACTCACGTCGTCAAAGATCATGAATAATAATTGCATATGCCTCTTGGATTTAGAAATTAGTATCGGCAGATCTCTGAAACATGATCACGTCCATACGGAAAATTAAACTGAACCCAGATGCACCTAGATTTGCTATATTTTTATACCACATGAAGAAGAGAGATTTTGCATCGTGTGCATtggatgatgatgaagaagaagttTGAGCTAGGTTCGTTACAAGTTGGTGAGCGAGATAGACACAACTACTGAACTGCAGCTAACTACTTATATGCGCTTGTCTACATCAAATTAACCTTAAATACCTTTAAACTCGATTGCTGTGTCCTTTGCGAGAAACAACGGTCGCTTGTAAACTGGGACACGTCCATCAGGAATTCAGAGAAAAGCCTTTTGTTTATTTCAAGAGTGGTTCAACGGCCGAAcgacatcgatcgatcgatttggACTTATTTGTTATAATcagtatatatacatgttaaaAACATTAGACAACTTTTCCGTCAAATCGAGTCGTTACACAAGGATTTGACGCaattatataattaatatatctcAAATTCGTTTGCAGAAAAAGCTAACCGCAGAACAAATATACAGATTCAAGTTTAGTTCAGATAATTTTTTCCATGGTTAGGCATCCAggtatttttcacattttttcTGGACAGATTTTTTTATACTTCATAGTAACTTCATGAATTTGGTTTCAGCGAAGTCAactaattggtctccatcgtcACGCAAACGTAACTGAAACGGCCGTACCAGTTTGTCATAGTTATGTGGTATGAAACGTAAGATAGCTATCCTATAGGCTTATTTTGCCTCCTGTCAAACTCGATGATTACAAAACGAGGATTCATTCAAACTGGAATAGTTCttcataaattatattttttctgtCAAGAATACTATATTCAGTATTTTAGTGTAATAAGTGAAACGCAGTTTAACAGTTTCATGTAATTAATCATTGTCCTTAACCTTGGCCATCTCAAATTACTGATGTCATGGCATTAGCAGCAGTTCATCACTGTTGCTACTTTAAAGGCACTATAGTTTATACTACGTACCTATGAAAACAAAGAAGCAAGATTATTAACAACATGAAACAATCCAGCAACTTGTTCACAGCCTTTGTTTTCCAGCAACTTGGGCATAGAAAAGCCCAGCCTTGAAAAGGCTAATCCTAAGCCCAGCCCAGGAGTATGATAAGCCCTTTAGGCCCAAAGCCTGTCCAGCCCAGCAATGATctgtcttgtatttgtgtaacCAGTGCAACCCACaattgatttgttttctttgtaGCTTGATAGTTAGGCGGTCCCCGAACATGagaagaagttttttttttcatttcctaCAAAAATTAAAGCCATTACTATAAAAATCCACATTGCATGgacatattattttttagataaaatgAATCTTTCGCTaagtaataaaattaaataaaattttgcGGTGCTTAAAAAATACCTAGAGatactaaaattttacaccaaaACTTTTGGTATCTCAAAGTATCTagtacttaaaaataccaagatttacactagaaaatatggtTTCTAACCTGCGATATTTTTCTAAGGATAGTAAAATTAGCCTAAAattaaagtatatatatagtacctTCAATATAAACGAGCTATATATTGCCCTAttggctactccctccattttaatatgaatctggacaacatcttggaatggagggagtactagctaaAACAATTATGCTTTATTGTAAGTACTTGCACGTAGTGGCTAGAACAACTTCTTTCTGGTTGCTTTGATGTACTTGCACATAGTGGTATAGCAACTTCCTCTCCTAACTGCAGGGATTTAGGGAGTACCTGATTTTTCCGTTGAGGCAGTTTATAAAATACAATCCTTCTTCCTAGTACATGTTTGTTCCTATACCtaatgaaaatatatatatgcagaagATTTCGGACCCTTGCTGTTCACAAGTTAACAGTACAAgtacttaattattttttaaataaaactatATATCAGTCTCAATGATTTTCCATTATATTGGATAGGGCCGGCCGGCTAGAAACGTGCCATTTAGTGTCTTGTACGCAAGCTGTCGATCAAATGATTGTTGAGAGCATGGCCATGGAGAAATTGAATGTTCTGTGAAGGAATATAATTTACCTTTTGTTTAGTCTCAAATTGTATATAGATGAGAAGATGAGACTTGATCATAGACGACTTGGATTACTTCAAGTgggtattatttttttcttgcatGAGAAAGTACAGGTCATCTAAAGTTGTGTGAACAGAAAAGGATGTGAGGCTTGTTTACTATTGAATGGTAGTTAGAGTTGTCAAGTACAGAGGGAAGGGCTACTTGGTGGTCACTCTCACCAGAAAAGAAATTGCAAACTGGGGTTGAATAAAtggattattattttgttttattcCTCCTACTCCCTTTTTTTATGATGCAGACTCTTTAGTCAATGGCTGCACAGGAACAAATTAATCAGGCAATTAACCTAactttctttttctgaaaattaAATTCGGTTAACAACTTTAACTTGGAAATTTATTAATTCCTAGGAAGATTTGTATACAAGCtaattaaattacttttaacaGTTTGGTAAAGAAAACGACAGGATCAGCATAATAGCTTCAaaaagttcacatcaaaataaGATTTCTGAACAAAGTTCATATCTGCTTGTACTGATCCCTTTCTACCTTATCCAATCTCTTTTCTCTTACATAATCTTTATGTCTGCtacttataaaaaaataaaagttgctTCCAACTGATCTTTCATCTGTCGTTCATCCCATATGCCGCTGCATCCAACGACCTCCTTAATTCGATCTCTCTTCGGAAAATCACTATATTTCAAATTAATGTATATACTTTTGGCCATCATGTTCTTATAATCTTAAACATTTAGATGTCACATCATTAATCTTAGTTTTAGACGAATATAACAGATAACTCAGAaggagattaattaattaattgacccAACAATATATTAATCTCTTTGCAGTTAcaaacttcatcttcttcacatATAGAGATCAACTAATGGTGGCAATGGCAGCCATGGCCACATCTCGGCTCCGGCTTGCGTTCGTCGGAGACCGGCACGTCCTTCAAGTACAGCGACACCGACAAGGCGACGCCGGCGGACAgcgaggcggcgccggaggcgCGCACCCGCAGGCAGAACGCACCCGCCGCGGCGCAGACGCCGGCGACCCTCCGGCCGCAGGTGCCGAAGTCGTCGACGGCGAACGACAGCGCCGCCGACGAGTAGAGCAGCACCTGCGCCGCCGTGTCGACGAGCTCGgccagcgacgccgccgccttggccTCCCCGGCCCTGCCGCTCGCCTCcagccacaccgccg harbors:
- the LOC107277662 gene encoding cASP-like protein 1U1; the encoded protein is MTEMDGAARAVSLFFRIAVVGLSVAAAVVMATASQAFPFNYGGAVSYTKYPAFVYFVVAAVVSAVCSAAALYLSVVREAAAGWAVALLDVVTMGLLFSAAGAVFAVRRMAPLYLGVAGADTVAGRWVNGEFCHAAGAFCWRVTTSAIICAFAAAAVSVAVLTKGARHRGKH
- the LOC4351032 gene encoding CASP-like protein 1U3 — its product is MARAKSSSSCSGRGGASLALRIATVALSVVSAVMTATAAAQPAAGGAAPTSGGVSYSDYSSLRYSLAATVICAALQAAAVWLEASGRAGEAKAAASLAELVDTAAQVLLYSSAALSFAVDDFGTCGRRVAGVCAAAGAFCLRVRASGAASLSAGVALSVSLYLKDVPVSDERKPEPRCGHGCHCHH